The genomic segment GCGCTACGCCCGGCTCGACCCGTACTCCGGGGCGCAGCTGGCGCTGGCCGAGGCGTACCGGAACGTCGCGGTGACCGGTGCGGAACCGATCGCGGTGACCGACTGCCTCAACTTCGGCAGCCCGGAGGACCCGGAGGTGATGTGGCAGTTCGCCGAGGCGGTCCGCGGCATCGCCGACGGCTGCCAGCAGCTCGGCATCCCGGTCACCGGCGGCAACGTCAGCTTCTACAACCAGACCGGGCGTACCCCGATCGACCCGACGCCGGTTCTCGGCGTGCTGGGGTTGCTGCCGGACGTCCGGCAGCGCATCCCGATGGGGCTCGCGCCGAGCCCGGACGGCCGCGGTGACCTGCTGATCCTGCTCGGCGAAACGAAGCCGGAGCTGTCCGGCTCGGAGTGGGCGGCGACCGTGCACGGTCACCTCGGCGGTACCCCGCCGACCGTCGACCTCGACCACGAGCGGCGGCTCGCCGAGCTGTTGCGTTCCGCCGGCTCGCACGGGCTGATCACCGCGGCGCACGACGTGTCCGACGGCGGCCTCGCGATGACGCTCGTCGAGGGTTGCCTGCGGCACGACACCGGCATCCAGGTGCGGCTCCCGGACGGCTTCACCGACGGCTCGAACCCGTTCGTGTTCCTGTTCTCCGAGTCGTCCGGCCGGGTGGTCGTGTCGGTACCGCGGGGCATGCAGGCCGCGTTCACCGCGCTCTGCGCCGAGCATCGGGTGCCGTGGACCGGCATCGGCATGATCGACCCGGAGAGCCGGGCGCTCGCGGTGGCGGACCAGTTCAGCGTGCCGCTGGAGGAGCTGCGGACCGCCTGGTCGGGGACGCTTCCGGCGCTGTTCGGTGCCGCGGCGGAGGCGGCCGTGCTGGCTGCTGACGACTGACGCTGGCGACTAGCGACTGGCGCTGATTCGCTGGCGACTGGCGTTGATTCGCTGGTGGCTGGAGGGTGAAGGCCACCTCTGTTCGCGGCTGGACCCCGCGTGGGGGGATGCGAGGAGAGGGCTTCGCCCCCTCCTCGCGCTCCTTCCCCGCCAAGGGGGAAAAGCCCCCTTGGCGATCCCCCACCCAGCCCCCGGAACGGCTGCCCCTCGCCGCCGAGCAACCGTCGAACAAGGGCGGGGTCCGGTCCGGCATTCCCACCACCGCCCCACCCGCCACGCCCCGACCTTCCGAAGCGAGCCAGGCGGGGTCAGGCCCCGGGCACCGGGCCCCGACCTTCCGAAGCGGGCCAGGCGGGGTCCGGATCTCGTCTCTGTTTGTCCGGCGGGGGATCGCTAAGGGGGCGACGGCCCCCTTAGCGGGGGAGGGGTGTGGGGAGGGGGCGAAGTCCCCCTCCCCACGCTCCCCCACGCGGGGTCAAAGCGCGAACAGAGGTGGCCTTCACCCCCGCACCCCGGAGCCCGGCGAACAGAGGTGGCCTTCACACCCGCACCCCCGGAGCCCGGCGCACGAAGGTGGCCGCACCACCGCACCACCCGCGGGACGGCGAGCGTTCACCCGGGAGCACCGCAGCCCCAGCTACGGATACTCCCGTGATCGACGGCACCGGAAATCCCCGCGCGACCCCCCATGACCGGCGGTAATTTCGCGGCATGACCGAGTCGGTGTTCACCCAGCCCGGTGCGGGCGTCCGGTTCGAGTGGGGGCTGGCGGGCGCGGCCGAGCTGAGCCGGGTGTGCGCGGTGCTGGTCGTCGTCGACGTGCTGTCGTTCACCACGTCGGTCACCGTCGCGGTCGAGCGCGGCTTCCGGGTGCACCCGTTCCCGTGGAACGACCAGGCCGAGCAGTACGCGCAGCGGATCGGTGCGGCGGTCGCGGTGGGCCGCTCGGCGACGACACCGCAGCGCCCGTGGTCGCTGTCGCCGTCGGCGTTGCGTACCGCGCCGGTGGTGCCCGATCTGGTGCTGCCGTCGCCGAACGGCGCGACCATCTGTGCGGCGGCGCAGTCCAGCGGCATCCCGGTGCTCGCCGGGTGCCTGCGCAACGCGGGTGCGGTCGCCGACCTGCTGCGTTCCGACGGGTACGGGACGCCGGACGCCCCGATCGGGGTGATCGCCGCCGGGGAGCGCTGGCCGGACGGCACGCTCCGCCCGAGCGTGGAGGACCTGCTCGGCGCCGCCGCGGTACTGGACGGGCTGACCGGCGGTGAGCTGTCCGTCGAGGCCGCCGCGGCGGTCGCCGTGCTGTACGGGATGCCGGACGTGCCGGCCGCCGTCCGGGGCTGTGCCTCCGGCCGGGAACTGGCCGACTACGGTTTCGGCGCCGACGTCGAGCTGGCGGTCGAGCGTGACGTCAGCGCCGAGGTGCCGGTGCTGCGGTCCGGCGTCTTCACCGGCGGCCGGGTCCCCCGCGCCCGCTGAGGCCGCCGGTCGCCGGTGGTCAGGCGGCTGGGTCGCGGCGGAACAGGACGAGCAGCGCGACCCCGACGGCGAGCACGATGGTGCCGAGCTGGACCAGCACGCCGGTACCGAGGTGCGCGGTGCCGGCCGGATCGAACAGCGTGGTCCACAGCTGCCAGTAGTGCACCGGAAGCACCTGCTGGACGGCGCGCAGCAGGTGGGTGCCGTTCAGGACGCTGGCCGCGATCACGAAGGCGACGGACGCGCCGAGCGCCTCGGCGCCGCGGGGCAGCAGGATGCCCAGCGCGAACGCGATCGCGGCGATGCTCAGCATGCAGAGCAGGTTGTAGCCGCAGGCGATCGACACCCGTACCGCGGTTTCGCCGGCGGTGAGGTTCGCCGCGCCGACCACGTGGAACGGGTGCCAGCCGAACAGGACGAGGCCGGTCAGCAGGCCCGCCAGCGGTACGCACAGCGTCGCGGCGGCGGTGGCGACGCCGAGCGCGGCGAGCTTGCCGGTGAGCAGCCGCCGCCGGCTGACCGGCGCGACGTAGAGGTAGCGCAGCGTCCCCCAGTCCCGGTCCGCGGCGCCGATCGCGCTGCCCAGCAGCGCGACCACGACGGGCAGCAGCAACGGTTCCAGGAACGCCAGGCTGGCGACGGCGTGGTTGAGCGCGGAGTAGCTGGCCGCGCCGAACAGGCCGGTCGACCCGCCGTTGCGGTGCCCGGCGTTGCCGGCGGTCGCCACCCCGGCCGCGACCGGTACCGCGGCGAGGCAGGCCAGCGCGATCAGGGTACGGATGCGCCACAGCTGGGTGGTCAGTTCAACGCGCAGCACGCTCGTCCTCTTCTCCGGTCATGGTCAGGAACGCCTCTTCCAGCGATCCGGCGGTGCCGACCAGGTCGGCCATCGGCCCGGCCGCCACCAGCCGGCCGCGGTTCAGTACCACCAGGTGGGTGGCGAGCTGCTGCACCTCGGCGAGCTGGTGGCTGGAGACGAGGACGGCGGCGCCCTGCCGGGCGAGCGCGGCGAGGTGTTCGCGCAGCGCGCGGACCTCGGCCGGGTCGAGTCCGTTGGCCGGCTCGTCGAGGATCAGCACGTCCGGCTGCCGCATCAGGGCCTGCGCGAGCATCAGCCGTTGCCGCATCCCCATCGAGTAGCCGCGTACCTTCCGGTCCAGCGCGGCGCCGAGCCCGGCCAGCTCCAGTGCGGCGTCGAGGCCGGGCGGTGGCCAGGTCCGGCCCGCCGCCGACCACAGCAGCCGCAGGTTGGCGGTTCCGGACAGGTGCGGAACGAACGCGGGCCCGTCGATCAGTACGCCGACCCGGCGCAGCACCGGGGCGCCGAGCCGTACCGGTTCGCCCAGGATCCGGGCCCGACCGCTGTCCGGTGTGGACAGACCGAGCAGCATCCGCATGGTGGAGGTCTTGCCGGCGCCGTTCGGTCCGAGCAGCGCGCAGACCTGCCCGGCCTCGACGGCGAGGTCGAGGTCGCGGACGGCCGGGTGCCGCCCGTACCGCTTGGTGAGGTGTTCGGCGCTGATCATGGCTGTCATCCGGTTGCCCTTTCGCTGGAGTCTTGGGTACGGACGAGCAGCACGGCCGTGGTGAGCACGGCGACGCCGAGCCCGACCCCGAGCGTGAGCCCGACCAGGGTCGGTACCGAGGCGACCGGGCCGGCGCCGAGCGCGGCCCGGGCGACGTCGCGGAACGCCACCGCGAGGATGGTCGCGAGGCCGCCGGTGACCAGCGCCGCCTCGGCCGCCCGCCGGACCCGGCCGCGCGCCGGTCGCACCACGAACCCCGCGATCGCGTTGCTGACCAGGCAGAAGGCGATCAGGCTGGTCGCCTCGACGACGAAGTACCAGGCGACGAGGAGCGGGTCGGTGAGCTGCTCGCCGATCGCCTGGGCGCCGGCGACGCCGGCCGCGGCCAGCGCGCTCGCCGCGACGAACCCGGTGAGCGCGTGCCGGCGGACGGCGGCGACGGCGGCCGGGCCGATCCAGCGGCGCGGCAGGGGTGTCCACCGGCACAGCAGGGCGGCGTCACCGAGCCAGTCGTGCCGCCACCGGCGGGCCGACCCGCGCGGCCAGCGGCACCGCGCGAGCAGCACCCCGGCCGCGGCCGTCAGCAGCGAGGTCACCACCAGCCCGGCGATCAGCAGGGACGTCCAGCCGGTCCGGGCGGCGGCGTGCGCGCCGGCGAGCACGGCGGCCCATTCGAACGCCAGCGCGGCGCCGGCCAGCGCGGTCATGGTGCCGGCGGCGCGCACCGTCTGCTGGCCGCGGTCGGACCTGCCGGGTGCGCGCCACCCGAACAGCCGCAGCACGATCAGCAGTCCGAGCGCCGGGACGGCGAGTTCGGCCAGCCCGAGCACCGCGTGGTACGGGTCGTCCCGCCACGGGCTCGCCGCCCACACGGTCCTGTCCTGGGTGGCCAGCACGGTCGGTGCCTCGAACGCGCCGGCCGCGAGCAGGCTGGCGCAGATCGCGGCCACGGCGGCGCGGTCCCTCCGGTACGCGGGTTCCATGGCAGCCATAGTACGCGCCTCGTAGTACGAAGCAAGTAGCAACGAGGCGAGTAGCAACGAGGGTCGTACTATGCTGGGTGACGGACGAGAGGCCCGACAGCTCCCTCCGCCCGGGCCTCCGAGGAGGGTCATGCACAGCAACGACGCCCAGCTGCTCGTACTCACGGTGCTGGCCGACCGGCCGCTGCACGGGTACGCGATCAACGCCGCGATCGAGCAGCTCACCGGCAGCCGGCTCGGCCCCGGCAGCCTCTACGGCGCGCTGTCCCGGCTGGAGACGCGCGAGCTGATCCAGCCGCTCGACGACGCCGGCGACGGCACCGAACGGCACCGCACCATGCAGATCACCGGCGCCGGCCGCGACCTGCTGCGCACCGAACTCCAGCGGATGGCCCGCGTCTCCGCCGCCGGCCTGCGGGCGCTCGGAGCGACGCCGACATGAGCGCCGCGACGCTGCTCACCCGGCTGTACCCGCCGGCCGTCCAGGAACGCTGGGGCGCCGACATCAGCCACGAGGTGTCCACAGCGGGCATCCGGTCCTGGCCGGACACCCTCGTCGGCGCGGTCCGGCTCTGGCTGCACCCGAGCGACTGGGGAGAGACCCGCGCCGGCCAGACCCGACGGGTACTGACCGTCACGTTGTTTGCGGTCGTCGCCGCCACGGTGCTCACCCTGCGTACTGCCGCCCCGTCGACCGCGTGGACCGCCGACCCGTCCCGCCCGGCCACCAGCCTGTGGCTCGTCCCGCTGCTGATCGGCATCGCCCTCGGCTCGCCGCTGCCCCGGTTCCGGCCCGCCTCGCTGCGGTACCTCGCCGCCGTCGCGGTACGCACCCTGGCCGCGCCCGCCGTCGCGGTCGCCGCGCTGCTGGCGCTCGCCTGGAGCGGCGTGGCCGGGCACGTCACCGGTCCCGCCGCTGGGGTGCTGGTCGGCTACTACTGGGGCACGCTCGCGTTCGTCGCCCTCCGCTGCTGCACCCTGGTGGCCCGCATCTCCGGTGCCACCGCGCTGCCCAGCACCCGCCGGTTGTCCGTGGCCCTGCTGTTCTTCGGCCTCGGGCTGACCCTGGCCGCCGGGCAGAGCCTGCTCGTCGAGGCTCGCAGCGGCGTGCACCCGAGCACGATCGCGGTGGCCGTGGTGCTCGCCGTGCTGGCCGCCGGCACCCTGACCGCCGGCCACGACCTGCGCCGGCACCGCGCGTCCCGCTGAGCCCCGATGCCCGGCGGGTCGGTGGACCCACCGGGACCGCGCCACGATCGGCCGGCCGCCGGGGAGCGGCGAGCCGGGCTCAGTCGAGCCAGTCGACGCCGTCGTTGCGGTCCAGCCGAGTCTCGTCGCCGGACGGCGGCGCCGGCCGCTGCGGCTGCTGCCGGGGCTGTTGCTGCTGCTGGCCGGGCTGCCAGACGCCGGTCGGCTCGTTCAGCTCCGGCCGCTGCTGGCCGTACTGCTGCCCCGGCTGGCCGTACTGCTGTCGACCCGCCCCGTACGGCTGGCCCGGGCCGCTCGGCTGCCCGTACTGCTGCTGTCCCGGCCCGTACGGCTGGGCTGCCGGCTGGCCGTACTGCCCGGCCGGCGGGCCGTAGCCGCTGCCCTGGCCGTAGCCGCCGGCCGGCGCGCCGCCGGACTGCGGGTACCCGCCGCCGCTCGCCGGACCCGCGCCGCTGGTCGGCTGCCCGCCCGGGTAGCCGCTGGTGGGAGCCGCGCCGGAACCCGGGTACCCGCTGGTCGGCGCGCCGGAGGCCGGGGCCGCACCGGAGGTGGGCGCCGCGCCGGAGCCGCGGCCGTACATGGTGCCCTCGTAGTTTCCGCCGACGCCGCGGTCGGACTGCTGCCACGGCTGGGTCGGTCCCTGCGGGGTGCTGCCGTACGTGCTGGTCGCGTCGCCGGCCGGCGGACCGGCGGGCGGCTGCGCCCCGTACACCTGGGTCTCCCCGCCGTACACCTGGGTCGCGCCGCCGGGGGCGTCCGCGCCGTACGCCTGGGTCTGCCCGGGCCCCGCGCCGTAGCCCGGGGTGGGCCCGGCCTCGGCGCCGTAGACCTGGGTCTGGCCGGCGTTGCCGTACGGCGGGTAGCCGTCGTCGCGGACCAGCGGCCCGTTGTGCACCATCGTCGGCGCGTCGTCGCCGCCCGGCACCCGGTTGATCACCGAGGTCTCACCGGCGCCGCGCTGCGGGTACCCGGTGGGTTCCGGGCCGTCGTCGAACGGCAGGATCCCGTCACCGCCAGGCCCGCCCGGCCCGTCGTCGTCGTCCTTCCTGCGCATCAGCAGGACGATCGCGACGATGCCGCCGACCACCAGCAACGCGCCGAGGATGATCAGCACCCAGACGATCGTGCCGAGCCCGCCGCCGTCGTCCTTCGGCGCCTCGCTCGGCGTCGGCGAGGCCGCCTTGGCGTGCGTCTTCGTCGGCTTCGGCTTGGCGATCTTGTCCAGCTTGAACGGCGGGAACGCGAGCGGCTGACCGTTGGTGCCGTTCTGGCTCTGCTTGCCCTGCTTGTACCCGTCGACCTCGACGGTCGCGGTGATCTGTCCCTCGGCGAGCGTCTGGTCGTTGCTCGGCGTCCAGCTGAACTCGCCGTTGCCGTTGGTGGTGGCCTGCCGGCTGGTACCGGCGCTGTCGGTCAGCGTGACCTTGGCGTTCGGGATCGCGGAGCCGTCCTTGGCGGACACCACCGAGCCGGAGATCTGCCCGACCGACTGCGGCGCGTCGTTGGACAGGGTCATGTTGAACGAGGCCGAGCCGGGCTGCGCGCCGTCCGCGGTGACCTGCACCTGGCCGGTACCGCTGCGGCTGTCGCCGGCCGCGATCTGGCTCTGCTGCGGGGCGGCGACCGTGACGTAGATCGCCTTCGCCTTGCCGGGGTCCATGTGGCCGACCGGGCAGTTCAGCTGGTTCTGCCCGGTGGCGACGCAGTCGGTGCCCTGGGAACCCTTGATCGTCACGCCGGAGTCGCCGAGCGGCACGCTCACCAGCGCCGAGACGTTCTCCGCGGGCTCCGAGGCCTGTATGTTGATGCTGATCGTCCGGTTGTCGCCGCCGACCTTCAGGTCGACGGTGTCCGGGCTGGCGCTGACGGACAGGGTGGGTGCGGCCGCGGCCGGGCTGGCCGCGACTCCGGCCAGCAGCAGGCCGACGGTGACGCCGACCGCCGTGGCCAGTCCTGCCCGGTGTCGACGCCCGCGGGTGCGCGCTGGCGTTGCCATCTCCACCGCCTCCGGTGCACTGTGAGCTGCGTCCGTCCCAACGCCGGAACTATGCCTTGTCTCCCTGTGCGTTGGCGACCCGACCTGTCAACCGAGTTGCGGATGTCTCTCGGCGGTCGCGTCGTACCGTGACGGTATCGTCCCGGCCGTGACCGCCCGTACTCGTTCCCGCGGACCGGACCCGGCCGCCGTCGCGGCCGCCGTCGCCGAGCTGGATGCCGGCGCCATCCCGCCCGCGTCGGTGCTGCGTGACGCGACCCGAGTGTTGCTGAACGCGCTGGCCGAGCGGGCGCCGGGGCATGCGGTCGAGGTCCGCGTCCCGCCGTACGGCGCGGTCCAGTGCATCGGTGGCCCGCGGCACACCCGTGGCACCCCGCCGAACGTGATCGAGACCGACCCGCTGACCTGGGTGCGGTTGGCCACCGGACGGGTCGTCTGGGCCGACGCGGTGGCCTCCGGCGCGGTCCGGGCCAGCGGCGTGCGGGCCGACCTCAGCCACGAGCTGCCGCTCGCACGGTGACACGAGCTGCCGCTCGCACGGTGAGAGGCGCGGCGGTCCGGATCGGGGCGTTCCGGACCTTCGCCGCACCGGGTCGGGCAGCGGCGGACGCCACGCGTACCACCGCCTGACAGGCGATGATGACCAGAAGTGATCAAACGACGCCTCTATGTCATCGCCGTCGGCTCGCGTACACTTGCCGGCGACGGCTTTCCCCGGCTAGCGAGGAGCGGCAGTGCCCCGAGGCGACGGGCTGCTGACCCACGATCTCGACCCGGACGGCCCCGGCCCGCAGGACGCATGTGGCGTCTTCGGTGTCTGGGCACCGGGCGAAGAGGTCGCCAAACTCACCTATTTCGGTCTCTACGCACTGCAGCACCGCGGCCAGGAAGCGGCCGGCATCGCGGTCAGCGACGGCTCCGGCGTCGTGGTGTACAAGGACCTCGGCCTGGTCTCCCAGGTGTTCGACGAGGCATCCCTGGCCAGCCTGTACGGGCACATCGCGGTCGGCCACTGCCGTTACTCCACCACCGGTGGCCCCGGCTGGGAGAACGCGCAGCCCACCCTGCGGTCCACCTCGGCGGGCACCACGATCGCGCTGGCCCACAACGGCAACCTGGTCAACGCGGTCGACCTCGCGCACCGGGCCGCCAAGCTCGGCCTGGACGCCGGCGCCACCAACGACACCGCGCTGGTCACCACGCTGCTCGCCAGCCGGCCCGACCTGTCCGTCGAGGCCGCCGCGCTGGAGCTGCTGCCGACCCTGCGCGGCGCGTTCAGCTTCGTGTTCTGCGACGAGGACACGCTCTACGCGGCCCGCGACCCGCAGGGCATCCACCCGCTGGTGCTCGGCCGGCTGGAACGCGGCTGGGTGGTCGCGTCCGAGACCGCCGCGCTGGACATCGTCGGCGCCTCGGTGGTCCGCGAGGTCGAGCCGGGCGAGCTGCTCGCGATCGACGAGCACGGGCTGCGCAGCGAGCGGTTCGCCAACCCGGAGCCCAAGGGCTGCCTGTTCGAGTACGTCTACCTGGCCCGGCCGGACACCACCATCGCCGGCCGCAACGTGTACGCGGCGCGGGTCGAGATCGGCCGCCGGCTGGCCCAGGAGTACCCGGTCGAGGCCGACCTGGTGATCCCCAGCCCGGAGTCGGGCACCCCGGCGGCGATCGGCTACGCCGACGAGTCCGGCACTCCGTACGGCATGGGGCTGGTCAAGAACGCCTACGTCGGCCGCACGTTCATCCAGCCGTCGCAGACGATCCGGCAACTCGGCATCCGGCTCAAGCTCAACCCGCTGCGCGAGCAGATCCGCGGCAAGCGGGTCGTGGTGGTGGACGACTCGATCGTGCGCGGCAACACCCAGCGCGCCATCGTCCGGATGCTGCGCGAGGCCGGTGCGCTGGAGGTGCACGTCCGGATCGCGTCGCCGCCGGTCAAGTGGCCGTGCTTCTACGGCATCGACTTCGCCACCCGGGCCGAGCTGCTCGCGAACGGGCTGGACACCGAGGGCATCCGCCGGTCCGTCGGCGCCGACACCCTCGGGTACGTGTCACTGGACAACCTGATCGCCGCGACCGAGCAGCCCCGCAACCGGCTCTGCCGGGCCTGCTTCGACGGGGTCTACCCGGTCGAGTTGCCGGCCGACACGCTGGTCGGCAAGCACGTCCTGGAAGGCATCGGCCGCCGCGCCGACAGTTCGACCGCCACGTCCGGCCCACCGGCCGCCGACGATGGTTCCGGCCGCCCGAACGAGGCGCGGCCACCGGCAGCGGACGCCGACCCGGTGTCCGCCGGCCCGGGTGGGGCGGACGCCCTCCGGCGTCCGTGAACGACGTGGGTCGCGAGGCGGCCCACCTGAGGGGAGATTCGGTGACCCAGGTGACCGAGCGAGCTGGTACGACCGACGGCGCCACCGGCGAGACCGGCCAGCGAGCGGGAACCGTTCCGTGGTCCGGTTCCGCCGGCCGCGGCCGCAAGCGCGGTTCCAGCTACGCGGAGGCCGGCGTCAACATCGAGGCCGGTGAGCAGGCCGTCGAGTTGATGAAGAGCAAGGTGCACAAGACCTTCCGGCCCGAGGTGGTCGGCGGCATCGGCGGCTTCGCCGGCCTGTTCGCGCTGGACACCACGAAGTACAGCAAGCCGCTGCTCGCCTCCTCCACCGACGGCGTCGGGACCAAGCTGCTGATCGCGCAGCAGATGGGCATCCACGACACGGTCGGCGTCGACCTGGTCGCGATGGTGGTCGACGACCTGGTCGTGTGCGGCGCCGAACCGCTGTTCCTGCAGGACTACGTCGCCTGCGGTGAGGTGGTCCCGGAGCGCATCGTCGAGATCGTCGCCGGCATCGCCGACGGCTGCCGGTACGCGGGGTGTTCGCTGGTCGGCGGCGAGGTCGCCGAGCACCCGGGGATGCTGCGCCCGGACGAGTACGACATCTCGGGCACCGGCATCGGGGTCGTCGACGCCGACAAGGTGCTCGGCGGCGACCGGGTGCAGCTCGGTGACACGCTGATCGCGCTCGGCTCGTCCGGCCTGCACTCGAACGGGTTCTCGCTGGTCCGGCACGTGCTCCTGGGCGCCGGCCGGATGAAGCTCGACACGGTCGTGGACGACCTCGGCGAGCAGCGCTCGCTGGGCGAGGAACTGCTCGTACCCACCCGGATCTACGCGCAGGACTGCCTGTCGCTGATCCAGGAGTGCGACGTGCACGCGTTCGCACACATCACCGGCGGCGGCATCCCCGGCAACCTGGTCCGGTCGCTGCCGGAGGACCTGGACGCGATCGTGGACCGGTCGTCCTGGCGACCGCAGCCGATCTTCGACCTGATCGCCACCAAGGGGCGGATCGACGCCGAGGAGATGGAGCGGACCTTCAACCAGGGGGTCGGCATGGTCGCGATCGTCGGGCCCGCCGACGTCGACCGGGCGATCTCGCTGCTGGCCGCGCACGACGTCAACGCCTGGGTGCTGGGTGAGGTCGTGGAGGGCGAGGGGCGCGTCCAGATGCTCGGCGAACACACCCGCGGCTGACGCCACCCCGTGCGGGCGCGGCCACCGTCGCTCGCGTGGGTTGCGTTCACTGCGACGCGCTCGCCCTGGTTGCGGTTACCCCTTGCACGGCGTGGGTCGTCTGGTCCCGGTTCGCTTCGCCCTTCACGGTTGTCGGCCGCCCGCCGTGGGGTGCGTGCGAGAGAAGAGCTCCGCTCCTCTCTCGCGCTCCCTCCACGCTCAAGGGGTCAGGATCTTGTCTCCGGTGCCCCGGCGGCAACCCAGCCCGACCCGAGCGCTTCGGGGTCACCTCAGCGCACAGAGGCGGTGAGCTCGTCGGCGATGGCGGCGCAGATGGGTAGGCCGGTGTGGTGTTCGATCCAGCCCCACTGCCCGTTGGGGTTGAGGTCGAGGAAGTACCACCGTCCGTCCGGGCGCACCACGAAGTCCATCGCCGCGAACCGCAACCCCAGCTCGGCGAGCATCCGCGCCACCGCGGCGCGCACCCCGTCGGGTACCTCGGTGACGGCGTAGTCGACCGAGTCGTAGTCGGATCGCCAGTCGGTGCGCGCGGCCTCGGATCGTGCGGTGAGCCGGGCGGCGAAGTACCGGTCGCCGACGACGGTGAGTCGCACCTCGTGGTCCTTGTCGATCCACTCCTGGAACTGGTGCGCCGTGTACCGGACCGAGTCGTCGATCTCGGCGGCGGTGACCGCGCTGGTGTAGATGAACCGGGTGCCGTCGGCCGCCCGCAGCGACCCGCGGAACGGTTTGTACACCGCGTGCGGCAGCCCGGCGACGAACTCCCGGGCGGCCGCCGGATCGGTGGTGATCAGCGTCCGCGGCGCCGCCAGGCCGGCCCGCGCCGCGGCGGCGAGCTGCACCGGCTTGTACTCGGCGTGCTCCATCCGGCCGGGATCGTTGAGCCAGCGCGGCACCGCGGCGAGCAGCCCGCCGAAGCCGCCGCGCGCCTCCGCGCTCGCCCACTCGTCGACCCCGGCGCCCGCGGTGTCGACCCCGGCCGCCTCGGGCTGGTCTGCGGTGGCCGGGTCGGTACGGACGGCGATCCGTCCCGGCCGCCGGTACCAGGCGCCGACGATGCGGCCCAGCTCGACCGACCGGTACGGCGTGCGCAGCGTGCCGGACCAGCCGGCCGCGGTGTCGAAGCGCGCGGACACCGCGATCCGGTCCGGGAAGTCGGCCGGGTCGCACCGGAACACCGGTACGCCCCGGCGGTCGAGTTCGGTGATCACCAGGTCGGCGGTGGCGTCCAGCCGGCCGGTGAGCACCAGCACCGTGTCCGGCGCGGTCACGCGAACGACTTGTCGAATATCTCGTCCTCCCGGGGGCTCTCACCACTGGTCTGCAGGGTCTGGGCGAGCCGGTGGTCGATCAGCGGCAGCCAGCGGTCGCCGTCGGCGGCGAGGGAGCGCTGGCGGTGTTCGTCGTAGCGGACGTGGTCGAGGTCGAGCGCGACGCCGGCGCGCGGCGTGCGGGCGAAGCGGAGTCCGAACGGCGTGCCGGTCGCGTCCGGAGTGGTCCGATCGTCGTCGATGACTGCCCTGCTGTCCATACCAGACCCCTTGCTCACTGTGTGCCACCGTCGCGGATGCGGTGGTGCCCTGCGGTCTTCCGGCGTGGTGACAGACGGTTCCGCGGCGCCGGACGAACAATCCGCCCGTCAGTGTCTCTCGCCGGCAAGCCGGGCGTAAACCGCCTCGGTCG from the Actinocatenispora thailandica genome contains:
- the purM gene encoding phosphoribosylformylglycinamidine cyclo-ligase; this encodes MTQVTERAGTTDGATGETGQRAGTVPWSGSAGRGRKRGSSYAEAGVNIEAGEQAVELMKSKVHKTFRPEVVGGIGGFAGLFALDTTKYSKPLLASSTDGVGTKLLIAQQMGIHDTVGVDLVAMVVDDLVVCGAEPLFLQDYVACGEVVPERIVEIVAGIADGCRYAGCSLVGGEVAEHPGMLRPDEYDISGTGIGVVDADKVLGGDRVQLGDTLIALGSSGLHSNGFSLVRHVLLGAGRMKLDTVVDDLGEQRSLGEELLVPTRIYAQDCLSLIQECDVHAFAHITGGGIPGNLVRSLPEDLDAIVDRSSWRPQPIFDLIATKGRIDAEEMERTFNQGVGMVAIVGPADVDRAISLLAAHDVNAWVLGEVVEGEGRVQMLGEHTRG
- the tgmB gene encoding ATP-grasp ribosomal peptide maturase, which encodes MTAPDTVLVLTGRLDATADLVITELDRRGVPVFRCDPADFPDRIAVSARFDTAAGWSGTLRTPYRSVELGRIVGAWYRRPGRIAVRTDPATADQPEAAGVDTAGAGVDEWASAEARGGFGGLLAAVPRWLNDPGRMEHAEYKPVQLAAAARAGLAAPRTLITTDPAAAREFVAGLPHAVYKPFRGSLRAADGTRFIYTSAVTAAEIDDSVRYTAHQFQEWIDKDHEVRLTVVGDRYFAARLTARSEAARTDWRSDYDSVDYAVTEVPDGVRAAVARMLAELGLRFAAMDFVVRPDGRWYFLDLNPNGQWGWIEHHTGLPICAAIADELTASVR